GTTGATCACCTGATTAGTTACTTTAAAATGGCAGGGAAGCCAGCTATATTATATCTTGATGAAATTCATAGGCTTAACAGGCTTTATCAGGAATTTTTCCTTCCCTTTACAGAAGATGGGAGTCTTATTTTAATTGCATCTACTACCCACAACCCTTACTTTGCCATCTCTTCTGCGCTTTTATCAAGATCCATGCTCTTTGAATTTAAACCTCTTGGTGAGGAAGACATATTGAAAATCTTGGGACGTGCAAGGAATTTAATTGCGAGAGAGTATCACATTGAAGTTGGTGATGATGTGCTCGTTAGAATTTCCCAGATGGCTGATGGTGATGCGCGGAGAGCCTTAAATGTTCTGGAAACCGCACTATTAGTGGCAATAAACCAAAAATTGCAAGAAATAAATATGTCGCTTATTCAGGAAATTATGCCCCACAGGGCTTATACCCTGACTCAGGACGAGCATTATGACATGATTTCCGCGCTGATTAAATCTATTAGGGGTTCAAACCCCGATGCAGCGGTTTATTGGTTGGTTAGGTTACTTGAGCAGGGTGAGGACCCTCTTTACATAATTAGAAGGTTATTTGTTCATGCCTGTGAAGACATTGGACTTGAAGACCCTGATGCTATTAGGGTCGTGAGTGCCTGCAAGGAAGGATTTGAGATGGTGGGGAGGCCAGAGGGGGATATTATTTTAACTTTTGCTGTTTTATATTTAGCGCTTGCTAAAAAATCCAATGCTGTTATAAGAACCCTTGCTAAAGCAAGGGAAGTTGTTGAAAAAACA
This genomic window from bacterium contains:
- a CDS encoding replication-associated recombination protein A, with product MQFDIFENKNKDFLPLSVRLAPQTLEEFAGQQHLVGDGKPLRVLIENGRLKSSIFFGPPGCGKTALARIIANFVKTRFEEVNAAKIKPSEIKNLVDHLISYFKMAGKPAILYLDEIHRLNRLYQEFFLPFTEDGSLILIASTTHNPYFAISSALLSRSMLFEFKPLGEEDILKILGRARNLIAREYHIEVGDDVLVRISQMADGDARRALNVLETALLVAINQKLQEINMSLIQEIMPHRAYTLTQDEHYDMISALIKSIRGSNPDAAVYWLVRLLEQGEDPLYIIRRLFVHACEDIGLEDPDAIRVVSACKEGFEMVGRPEGDIILTFAVLYLALAKKSNAVIRTLAKAREVVEKTGRLPVPLHLMDSHYKGAKKLGRGVGYVYPYGKGRGAKQDYLPDKIKDVKIFQKEEEQ